A single genomic interval of Aphidius gifuensis isolate YNYX2018 linkage group LG6, ASM1490517v1, whole genome shotgun sequence harbors:
- the LOC122859272 gene encoding sorting nexin-4-like, whose amino-acid sequence MEGIFQNGNYQIVTNTNDMDSLDIQKEDTLLDHMEISIVEAEKRANGGLNLREFYTVYLVETKVIDDNFEDALTNSSSLWRRYTEFEMLRSYLEVTYPFVVLPSLPEKKVLYAWQKVTTDTFDPDFVDRRRAGLENFLLRVSSHPVLSKDKHLMGFLQMREGWKESIKESAYHQMTETKLKALSIAVRLKNPDKRFEEVKTYAVELQNNLNNLLRVRARLAERQYALYKLHANYGRVFSEWSAIEQELGDCLQKSGHYIDSLASVIDSHLEEEELIADQLKEWLFGASALQAVVKRQESLQVNKDDASDTLQAIYEQKDKTVQGKSGIMSRLFGSVDTEEVREMKVTKLEQRISMIQDNVKQVDDDLTLFTNKALADIERFQNQKVLDLKEALTAYCVLQFKLSRKGLQTWQHIKQCLESIP is encoded by the exons atggaaggtatttttcaaaatggtaattatcaaattgtaacaaatacaaatgacATGGATAGTTTGGATATTCAAAAagag gaTACTCTGTTGGATCATATGGAAATATCAATTGTTGAAGCTGAAAAACGTGCAAATGGTGGTTTAAATTTACGTGAATTTTACACAGTTTATCTTGTTGAAACAAA agttattgatgataattttgaagATGCATTGACAAATTCAAGTTCACTATGGCGACGTTATACAGAATTCGAAATGTTAAGATCATATTTAGAAGTGACTTATCCATTTGTTGTATTACCATCATTgccagaaaaaaaagtattgtatGCTTGGCAAAAAGTAACAACTGATACATTTGATCCTGATTTTGTTGATCGTCGTCGAGCTGGTCTAGag aattttcttCTTCGTGTATCATCACATCCAGTACTGTCAAAAGATAAACACTTGATGGGTTTTTTACAAATGAGAGAAGGCTGGAAAGAGAGTATAAAAGAAAGTGCATATCATCAAATGActgaaacaaaattaaaagctTTAAGTATTGCTGTTAGACTTAAAAATCCTGATAAAAGATTTGAAGAAGTTAAAACATATGCAGTTGAACTTCAg aataatttgaataatcttCTTCGTGTACGTGCACGTCTAGCTGAAAGACAATAtgcattatataaattacatgcAAATTATGGTCGTGTATTTAGTGAATGGAGTGCAATTGAACAAGAATTAGGTGATTGTTTACAAAAATCAGGTCATTATATTGATTCACTTGCTTCTGTTATTGATAGTCATttagaagaagaagaattaaTTGCTGATCAATTAAAAGAATGGTTATTTGGTGCATCAGCATTACAAGCTGTTGTTAAACGTCAAGAATCATTACAAGTTAATAAAGATGATGCAAGTGATACATTGCAAGCAATATATGaacaaaaagataaaacaGTACAAGGTAAATCTGGTATTATGTCAAGATTATTTGGTTCTGTTGATACTGAAGAAGTTAGAGAAATGAAAGTCACTAAATTGGAACAAAGAATATCAATGATTCAAGATAATGTCAAAcaagttgatgatgatttaac attgTTTACAAACAAAGCCTTGGCTGACATTGAAAGATTTCAGAATCAAAAAGTTTTAGATCTCAAAGAGGCACTAACTGCTTATTGCGTCCTCCAATTCAAGCTGTCACGAaag ggtCTACAAACTTGGCAACATATCAAACAGTGCTTAGAAAGTATACCATAA
- the LOC122859268 gene encoding synaptic vesicle glycoprotein 2B-like isoform X2 codes for MFSSNETLIDNNEVEKNQDDGPADFERAINAAGYGKFNYLLLLAIVPAGWASIYGSTSMSYVLPSAQCDLSLTLFDKGLLNSMIFAGMIVTAFLWGFLTDTYGRKNILITGYFCCFLLSLASSLSHASWLLILFKFLNGIVISGPYAALMSYLAEVHGEKQRSKIYMWLGVVFSLGSISIPCLAWLIIPQKWEYPILNGAINFKSWRLFLALCSIPELSAFIAISFFPESPRYLLTKGRNEEALNIFRRIYSINTGNDPSHYPITKLSDEDFIKNQGNQSLYENLHDGWKQMKQLFLKPYVYRLILIGCIQFGGTIGSNTLKLWMPQLFAMIETYEASHPDKTSESYPSICVMLETTNTTFQYINNTLNATLQKEEFCAPVVLNATVYLNSIVIALTGVIGYTLAGSLINCVGTKRLMMFCFLAAGFCCGGLFWAEDSNGILGISSVFVALSSIGGAAVMNIIVDNFPTALRAMAISSTMMMGRFGAVTGNLAFPILFKLSCFGPFEMIGIACIVCSILVLFIPNKKSKLKESINKSSGKV; via the exons ATGTTTTCTTCAAATGAGACACTCATCGACAACA ATGAGGTTGAAAAAAACCAAGATGATGGTCCAGCTGATTTTGAAAGAGCTATAAATGCTGCTGgttatggaaaatttaattatttacttttattagcAATTGTACCTGCTGGATGGGCAAGTATTTATGGATCAACATCAATGTCATATGTGTTACCATCAGCTCAATGTGATTTAAGTTTGACATTATTTGACAAAGGTCTACTAAATTCCATGATATTTGCag GTATGATTGTAACTGCATTTTTATGGGGATTTTTAACAGACACATATGgacgtaaaaatatattaataactggatatttttgttgttttttattgagtCTTGCTAGTTCACTCTCACATGCCTCATggctattaatattattcaagtttCTCAATGGCATTGT gATATCCGGGCCTTATGCGGCATTGATGTCATATCTTGCTGAGGTACATGGTGAAAAGCAAAGATCTAAAATTTACATGTGGCTAGGGGTTGTTTTTTCACTTGGAAGTATATCTATACCAT GTTTAGCATGGTTAATTATTCCACAAAAATGGGAATACCCAATATTAAATGGTGCAATAAATTTCAAGTCATGGCGTTTATTTTTAGCACTATGTTCAATACCAGAATTATCAGCATTTATTGCAATTAGTTTTTTTCCTGAAAGTCcaagatatttattaacaaaaggACGTAATGAAGAggcattaaatatatttcgtcGTATCTATTCAATAAATACTGGCAATGATCCATCACATTATCCG atCACAAAATTATCTGATGAAGATTTTATCAAAAACCAAGGAAATCAGAGTCTCTATGAAAATCTTCATGATGGCTGGAAGCAaatgaaacaattatttttaaagccaTATGTATACAGATTAATACTCATTGGTTGTATACAATTTGGAGGAACAATTGg atCAAACACATTAAAATTATGGATGCCACAATTATTTGCAATGATTGAGACTTATGAAGCTAGTCATCCAGATAAAACATCAGAATCATATCCGTCAATTTGTGTTATGCTTGAAACAACAAACACAacatttcaatatattaataatacactTAATGCAACACTTCAAAAAGAAGAATTTTGTGCACca gTTGTACTTAATGCtactgtttatttaaattcaattgtcaTTGCATTGACTGGAGTCATTGGATACACATTAGCTggttcattaattaattgtgtTGGAACAAAAAGACTaatga tgttttgCTTTTTGGCTGCTGGTTTTTGTTGTGGAGGTTTATTTTGGGCTGAGGATTCAAATGGAATTTTAGGAATATCATCAGTATTTGTTGCTCTTTCAAGTATCGGTGGAGCTGCtgttatgaatattattgttgataattttcctACTGCATTGAG agCCATGGCCATTTCATCAACAATGATGATGGGAAGATTTGGTGCTGTTACTGGAAATTTAGCATTTCcaattctatttaaattaagttGTTTTGGACCATTTGAAATGATTGGAATAGCATGCATAG tATGTTCAATTTTGGTATTATttataccaaataaaaaatcaaaactcaAAGAATccataaataaatcatcaggAAAAgtgtaa
- the LOC122859268 gene encoding synaptic vesicle glycoprotein 2B-like isoform X1 produces MSPSIHKQVSSRCCFDNTPDWLNQQDLIDICSTFDEVEKNQDDGPADFERAINAAGYGKFNYLLLLAIVPAGWASIYGSTSMSYVLPSAQCDLSLTLFDKGLLNSMIFAGMIVTAFLWGFLTDTYGRKNILITGYFCCFLLSLASSLSHASWLLILFKFLNGIVISGPYAALMSYLAEVHGEKQRSKIYMWLGVVFSLGSISIPCLAWLIIPQKWEYPILNGAINFKSWRLFLALCSIPELSAFIAISFFPESPRYLLTKGRNEEALNIFRRIYSINTGNDPSHYPITKLSDEDFIKNQGNQSLYENLHDGWKQMKQLFLKPYVYRLILIGCIQFGGTIGSNTLKLWMPQLFAMIETYEASHPDKTSESYPSICVMLETTNTTFQYINNTLNATLQKEEFCAPVVLNATVYLNSIVIALTGVIGYTLAGSLINCVGTKRLMMFCFLAAGFCCGGLFWAEDSNGILGISSVFVALSSIGGAAVMNIIVDNFPTALRAMAISSTMMMGRFGAVTGNLAFPILFKLSCFGPFEMIGIACIVCSILVLFIPNKKSKLKESINKSSGKV; encoded by the exons atGAGTCCTTCAATTCATAAACAAg ttTCAAGTAGATGCTGTTTTGATAATACGCCTGATTGGCTTAATCAGCAGGATTTGATTGATATTTGTTCGACATTTG ATGAGGTTGAAAAAAACCAAGATGATGGTCCAGCTGATTTTGAAAGAGCTATAAATGCTGCTGgttatggaaaatttaattatttacttttattagcAATTGTACCTGCTGGATGGGCAAGTATTTATGGATCAACATCAATGTCATATGTGTTACCATCAGCTCAATGTGATTTAAGTTTGACATTATTTGACAAAGGTCTACTAAATTCCATGATATTTGCag GTATGATTGTAACTGCATTTTTATGGGGATTTTTAACAGACACATATGgacgtaaaaatatattaataactggatatttttgttgttttttattgagtCTTGCTAGTTCACTCTCACATGCCTCATggctattaatattattcaagtttCTCAATGGCATTGT gATATCCGGGCCTTATGCGGCATTGATGTCATATCTTGCTGAGGTACATGGTGAAAAGCAAAGATCTAAAATTTACATGTGGCTAGGGGTTGTTTTTTCACTTGGAAGTATATCTATACCAT GTTTAGCATGGTTAATTATTCCACAAAAATGGGAATACCCAATATTAAATGGTGCAATAAATTTCAAGTCATGGCGTTTATTTTTAGCACTATGTTCAATACCAGAATTATCAGCATTTATTGCAATTAGTTTTTTTCCTGAAAGTCcaagatatttattaacaaaaggACGTAATGAAGAggcattaaatatatttcgtcGTATCTATTCAATAAATACTGGCAATGATCCATCACATTATCCG atCACAAAATTATCTGATGAAGATTTTATCAAAAACCAAGGAAATCAGAGTCTCTATGAAAATCTTCATGATGGCTGGAAGCAaatgaaacaattatttttaaagccaTATGTATACAGATTAATACTCATTGGTTGTATACAATTTGGAGGAACAATTGg atCAAACACATTAAAATTATGGATGCCACAATTATTTGCAATGATTGAGACTTATGAAGCTAGTCATCCAGATAAAACATCAGAATCATATCCGTCAATTTGTGTTATGCTTGAAACAACAAACACAacatttcaatatattaataatacactTAATGCAACACTTCAAAAAGAAGAATTTTGTGCACca gTTGTACTTAATGCtactgtttatttaaattcaattgtcaTTGCATTGACTGGAGTCATTGGATACACATTAGCTggttcattaattaattgtgtTGGAACAAAAAGACTaatga tgttttgCTTTTTGGCTGCTGGTTTTTGTTGTGGAGGTTTATTTTGGGCTGAGGATTCAAATGGAATTTTAGGAATATCATCAGTATTTGTTGCTCTTTCAAGTATCGGTGGAGCTGCtgttatgaatattattgttgataattttcctACTGCATTGAG agCCATGGCCATTTCATCAACAATGATGATGGGAAGATTTGGTGCTGTTACTGGAAATTTAGCATTTCcaattctatttaaattaagttGTTTTGGACCATTTGAAATGATTGGAATAGCATGCATAG tATGTTCAATTTTGGTATTATttataccaaataaaaaatcaaaactcaAAGAATccataaataaatcatcaggAAAAgtgtaa
- the LOC122859750 gene encoding embryonic polarity protein dorsal-like, with the protein MNNKKPFISIMEQPTSSMKFRYRCERRNNVIYGMNSTTATKTYPTIIINNCNGYQNGVLYISCVSEKETGGKYHMHPHKILKKDSAENCIGFRILKFTMNDNDNNFIFIECKNLCIEYTKKHDVEKVLESYERLKFDPFKAGFEHKDLSSKSIDPSSVRICFQAILTNTDEKKSIVLDPVVSTVIKNYVGKYKLKIYRLSRHSALATGGTELTLLCNKVSKNIRVLFYQKDNDDNIIWQRYAYIIDVYRQVAITIKTPEYNGLQFGIIKVFIQLVRKTDGVTSEPHKYSRLCGENNFGAIDLSITSKSHPRAVSLVSAASTQHGSNNRTNLKENETVTSGFYKVPSPNYGQHQLRHQQFVQQRQYGQLNFPSHHQQIINHHNLRMIQQNKNYTAQNVGEHNQQEFPE; encoded by the exons atgaataataaaaagccatttatttcaataatggAACAACCAACAAGTTCAATGAAATTTAGATATCGTTGTGAAAGAAGAAACAACGTAATATATGGAATGAACAGTACCACTGCAACAAAAACATATCcaacaattataataaacaattgcaaTGGATATCAAAATggtgtattatatatatcatgTGTGAGTGAAAAAGAAACCGGAGGAAAATATCACATGCATCCTCACAAAATTCTCAAAAAAGATTCTGCAGAAAATTGTATAGGATTCAGGATTTTAAAGTTTACAatgaatgataatgataataattttattttcattgaatgcAAAAATCTTTGTAtagaatatacaaaaaaacatgatGTTGAAAAAGTACTTGAATCATATGAGAGACTAAAATTTGATCCATTTAAAGCTGGATTTGAACACAAAGATTTATCAAGTAAATCAATTGATCCATCATCAGTTAGAATTTGTTTTCAAGCAATATTGACTaatactgatgaaaaaaaatcaattgtacTTGATCCTGTTGTATCAAcagtcataaaaaattatg ttggaaaatataaattgaagatTTATCGATTGAGTCGTCATTCAGCTCTGGCTACTGGAGGAACAGAATTGACATTGTTGTGCAATAAAGTATCCAAAAATATCAgggtattattttatcaaaaagacaatgatgataatattatttggcaACGTTATGCttatattattgatgtttATCGACAAGTtgcaataacaattaaaacacCAGAATATAATGGACTGCAATTtggaataataaaagtatttattcAGCTTGTAAGAAAAACAGATGGTGTAACAAGTGAACCacataaat attcTAGATTAtgtggtgaaaataattttggagcgattgatttatcaatcacCTCAAAATCTCATCCAAGAGCTGTTTCTTTAGTGTCTGCTGCAAGTACACAACAcgg CAGTAATAACAGAAcgaatttaaaagaaaatgaaacaGTTACATCAGGGTTTTATAAAGTACCAAGTCCAAATTATGGACAACATCAACTTCGACACCAACAATTTGTACAACAACGTCAATATGGCCAATTAAATTTCCCATCTCATCATCAGCAAATTATTAATCACCACAATTTGAGAatgattcaacaaaataaaaattatacagctCAAAATGTTGGTGAACATAATCAACAAGAATTT cCTGAATAA
- the LOC122859269 gene encoding pyrokinin-1 receptor-like, whose product MESTTEYWNTTKNNNFSSSSIIEEINVERLIGPRRDSLYIVLPITIIYLSIFLTGIIGNVSTCIVISRNKSMHTATNYYLFSLAISDLLLLIAGLPVEIYSVWSKYPYIFGEYFCILRGLFAECSTYASVLTITAFTVERYFAICHPFLSHTMSKLSRAIKLILIIWFIALTFSIPQALQFGIVQHKKIHPDFIICTLKTIFIKHSFELSTLLFFIIPMTVITVLYIMIGLKLRKSNLMKNNNNVRSQRGGSNNKFHKENKHRGRSSRRVLKMLVCICIAFFICWCPFHIQRLIAIHGTRNDHVTSKNSWIEYLYIVFTYISGIFYYVSTTINPILYNIMSNKFREAFMETLASCGNNKSSEAPHEQRSYSSLSRSHQKTIGMFGSRTIGGNGVAQDNSDCSGNSNNDDGSRQSTSAACQSKIETVKNNKSKNIKYNKIKKSKNNIIENIDTNFDDKNDNKSSIISVKKSQIINDNNDNKNNVVKFLTNGKNNSNNCNKKWWRYIKLLPTKKSFKLTTRSTNDNNNVDIQSNREEYSMTSCYVDGDHRLV is encoded by the exons atggaatcaaCAACCGAATATTggaatacaacaaaaaataataatttttcatcaagcagtataattgaagaaataaatgttGAACGTTTAATTGGACCACGAAGAGATTCTTTGTACATTGTATtaccaataacaataatatatttatcaatatttttaactggTATTATTGGCAATGTCAGCACGTGTATTGTTATATCACGCAACAAGTCAATGCATACagcaacaaattattatttatttagtcttGCAATatctgatttattattattaattgctgGTTTACCAGTTGAAATATATTCAGTATGGTCAAAATATCCATATATATTTGgtgaatatttttgtatattacgTGGTTTATTTGCTGAATGTTCAACATATGCAAGTGTATTAACAATAACAGCATTTACTGTTGAACGTTATTTTGCAATATGTCATCCATTTTTATCTCATACAATGTCAAAATTATCACGtgctattaaattaatattaataatatggtTTATTGCATTAACATTTTCAATACCACAAGCATTACAATTTGGTATTgtacaacataaaaaaatacatcctgattttataatttgtacattaaaaacaatatttatcaaacattcatttgaattatcaacattattattttttataataccaaTGACTGTTATAACAGTATTGTATATTATGATTGgtttaaaattaagaaaatcaaatttaatgaaaaataataataatgtacgTAGTCAAAGAGGtggtagtaataataaatttcataaagaaaataaacacaGAGGTAGATCATCAAGAAGAGTTTTAAAAATGCTtg tATGCATCTGCATTGCGTTCTTTATATGCTGGTGCCCTTTTCACATCCAAAGACTGATTGCGATCCATGGAACAAGAAATGATCATGTTACATCTAAAAACAGCTGGATTGAATATCTCTACATCGTATTCACGTACATTTCTGGAATTTTTTACTATGTTTCAACGACAATTAATCCAATTCTTTACAAcataatgtcaaataaatttagagAAGCATTTATG GAAACATTGGCAAGTTGTGGTAATAATAAATCTTCTGAGGCACCACATGAACAACGTTCATACTCAAGTTTATCAAGATCAcatcaaaaaacaattggTATGTTTGGTTCACGTACAATTGGTGGTAATGGTGTTGCACAAGATAATTCTGATTGTTCTGGTAAttcaaataatgatgatggttCACGTCAAAGTACCTCAGCAGCATGTCAATCAAAAATCGaaacagttaaaaataataaatcgaaaaatataaaatacaataaaattaaaaaatctaaaaataatattattgaaaatattgatactaactttgatgataaaaatgataataaatcatcaattattagtgttaaaaaatcacaaataattaatgataataatgataataaaaataatgttgttaaatttttaacaaatggtaaaaataattcaaataattgtaataaaaaatggtggagatatattaaattattaccaactaaaaaatcatttaaattaacaacaagatcaacaaatgataataataatgttgatataCAAAGCAATCGTGAAGAATACTCAATGACATCTTGTTATGTTGATGGTGATCATCgtttagtttaa
- the LOC122859268 gene encoding synaptic vesicle glycoprotein 2B-like isoform X3, translated as MSPSIHKQDEVEKNQDDGPADFERAINAAGYGKFNYLLLLAIVPAGWASIYGSTSMSYVLPSAQCDLSLTLFDKGLLNSMIFAGMIVTAFLWGFLTDTYGRKNILITGYFCCFLLSLASSLSHASWLLILFKFLNGIVISGPYAALMSYLAEVHGEKQRSKIYMWLGVVFSLGSISIPCLAWLIIPQKWEYPILNGAINFKSWRLFLALCSIPELSAFIAISFFPESPRYLLTKGRNEEALNIFRRIYSINTGNDPSHYPITKLSDEDFIKNQGNQSLYENLHDGWKQMKQLFLKPYVYRLILIGCIQFGGTIGSNTLKLWMPQLFAMIETYEASHPDKTSESYPSICVMLETTNTTFQYINNTLNATLQKEEFCAPVVLNATVYLNSIVIALTGVIGYTLAGSLINCVGTKRLMMFCFLAAGFCCGGLFWAEDSNGILGISSVFVALSSIGGAAVMNIIVDNFPTALRAMAISSTMMMGRFGAVTGNLAFPILFKLSCFGPFEMIGIACIVCSILVLFIPNKKSKLKESINKSSGKV; from the exons atGAGTCCTTCAATTCATAAACAAg ATGAGGTTGAAAAAAACCAAGATGATGGTCCAGCTGATTTTGAAAGAGCTATAAATGCTGCTGgttatggaaaatttaattatttacttttattagcAATTGTACCTGCTGGATGGGCAAGTATTTATGGATCAACATCAATGTCATATGTGTTACCATCAGCTCAATGTGATTTAAGTTTGACATTATTTGACAAAGGTCTACTAAATTCCATGATATTTGCag GTATGATTGTAACTGCATTTTTATGGGGATTTTTAACAGACACATATGgacgtaaaaatatattaataactggatatttttgttgttttttattgagtCTTGCTAGTTCACTCTCACATGCCTCATggctattaatattattcaagtttCTCAATGGCATTGT gATATCCGGGCCTTATGCGGCATTGATGTCATATCTTGCTGAGGTACATGGTGAAAAGCAAAGATCTAAAATTTACATGTGGCTAGGGGTTGTTTTTTCACTTGGAAGTATATCTATACCAT GTTTAGCATGGTTAATTATTCCACAAAAATGGGAATACCCAATATTAAATGGTGCAATAAATTTCAAGTCATGGCGTTTATTTTTAGCACTATGTTCAATACCAGAATTATCAGCATTTATTGCAATTAGTTTTTTTCCTGAAAGTCcaagatatttattaacaaaaggACGTAATGAAGAggcattaaatatatttcgtcGTATCTATTCAATAAATACTGGCAATGATCCATCACATTATCCG atCACAAAATTATCTGATGAAGATTTTATCAAAAACCAAGGAAATCAGAGTCTCTATGAAAATCTTCATGATGGCTGGAAGCAaatgaaacaattatttttaaagccaTATGTATACAGATTAATACTCATTGGTTGTATACAATTTGGAGGAACAATTGg atCAAACACATTAAAATTATGGATGCCACAATTATTTGCAATGATTGAGACTTATGAAGCTAGTCATCCAGATAAAACATCAGAATCATATCCGTCAATTTGTGTTATGCTTGAAACAACAAACACAacatttcaatatattaataatacactTAATGCAACACTTCAAAAAGAAGAATTTTGTGCACca gTTGTACTTAATGCtactgtttatttaaattcaattgtcaTTGCATTGACTGGAGTCATTGGATACACATTAGCTggttcattaattaattgtgtTGGAACAAAAAGACTaatga tgttttgCTTTTTGGCTGCTGGTTTTTGTTGTGGAGGTTTATTTTGGGCTGAGGATTCAAATGGAATTTTAGGAATATCATCAGTATTTGTTGCTCTTTCAAGTATCGGTGGAGCTGCtgttatgaatattattgttgataattttcctACTGCATTGAG agCCATGGCCATTTCATCAACAATGATGATGGGAAGATTTGGTGCTGTTACTGGAAATTTAGCATTTCcaattctatttaaattaagttGTTTTGGACCATTTGAAATGATTGGAATAGCATGCATAG tATGTTCAATTTTGGTATTATttataccaaataaaaaatcaaaactcaAAGAATccataaataaatcatcaggAAAAgtgtaa